One genomic segment of Streptomyces liangshanensis includes these proteins:
- a CDS encoding MFS transporter has product MSTHLLAKPAGPAQPGGQLPRAARWFALAVLVLAVLLVAVDATVLGLATPFLSEDLRPTGTQLLWIGDIYSFVIAGLLVSMGSLGDRIGRKKLLLLGATAFGGVSVLTAYASSPEMMIAARALLGVAGATLMPATLALIRNIFPDPRERSLAVGVWGATASAGAAVGPVVGGFLLEHFWWGSVFLINLPVMAVLVVVGARLLPESKDPSPGPWDLVSVVLSLVGVVGVVYAVKETAAHGIRAEAAAAGVAGAVALFWFVRRQLTLARPLLDMRLFRNRGFSGAVLADLLTILGLSGLVFFLSQFFQLVQGRSPLEAGLAELPAAVGAVAAGLLAGVAARRYSVRSVVAGGLAAIGLALAALTGLGPATGYAPLGAVLLVVGVGAGLSFTVTADVILAGVPKEQAGAASAVSETAYELGAALGIALLGSIVTGVYRDFTTPPGIPPAAAATAHDSLGGAAAAATTLPPPHATALLEAAQHAFTDGMRLAAGAGAAVLLAASIASFFLLRQEKLDG; this is encoded by the coding sequence ATGAGTACGCACCTGTTGGCGAAACCGGCCGGTCCGGCGCAGCCGGGCGGGCAACTGCCCCGCGCGGCCCGCTGGTTCGCGCTGGCCGTGCTGGTCCTCGCGGTCCTGCTGGTGGCCGTCGACGCGACGGTCCTCGGCCTCGCCACCCCGTTCCTCAGCGAGGATCTCCGGCCCACCGGCACGCAGTTGCTGTGGATCGGCGACATCTACTCGTTCGTCATCGCCGGGCTGCTCGTCTCGATGGGCAGCCTCGGTGACCGCATCGGGCGCAAGAAGCTCCTGCTGCTCGGGGCGACCGCGTTCGGCGGGGTGTCCGTGCTGACCGCGTACGCGTCGAGCCCGGAGATGATGATCGCCGCGCGGGCCCTGCTCGGGGTGGCCGGCGCGACGCTGATGCCGGCCACCCTCGCGCTGATCCGCAACATCTTCCCCGACCCGAGGGAGCGCAGCCTCGCCGTCGGCGTCTGGGGCGCGACCGCCTCGGCGGGGGCCGCCGTGGGCCCGGTGGTGGGCGGCTTCCTGCTGGAGCACTTCTGGTGGGGCTCGGTCTTCCTGATCAACCTGCCCGTGATGGCGGTCCTGGTGGTCGTCGGGGCGCGGCTGCTGCCCGAGTCCAAGGACCCTTCGCCGGGCCCCTGGGACCTGGTCAGCGTGGTGCTGTCCCTGGTCGGTGTGGTCGGGGTGGTGTACGCGGTCAAGGAGACGGCCGCGCACGGGATACGCGCGGAGGCCGCGGCGGCCGGGGTGGCGGGAGCCGTGGCGCTCTTCTGGTTCGTACGCCGCCAACTCACCCTGGCGAGGCCCCTGCTGGACATGCGGCTCTTCCGGAACCGGGGCTTCTCCGGGGCCGTGCTGGCCGACCTGCTGACGATCCTGGGGCTGTCGGGCCTCGTCTTCTTCCTGTCCCAGTTCTTCCAACTGGTCCAGGGGCGTTCCCCGTTGGAGGCCGGCCTCGCGGAACTGCCTGCCGCCGTCGGGGCGGTGGCCGCGGGGCTGCTGGCGGGAGTGGCCGCGCGCCGCTACTCGGTACGGTCCGTGGTGGCCGGCGGCCTCGCCGCGATCGGGCTCGCACTGGCCGCCCTGACCGGACTCGGCCCGGCCACGGGCTACGCGCCGCTGGGCGCGGTCCTGCTGGTCGTCGGCGTCGGCGCGGGACTGTCGTTCACGGTCACGGCGGACGTCATCCTCGCGGGCGTACCGAAGGAGCAGGCGGGCGCGGCGTCCGCGGTGTCGGAGACGGCGTACGAACTGGGCGCGGCGCTCGGGATCGCGCTGCTCGGCTCGATCGTGACGGGCGTCTACCGCGACTTCACGACACCCCCGGGCATCCCACCGGCCGCGGCGGCGACCGCACACGACTCCCTGGGCGGCGCGGCCGCGGCGGCGACCACCCTCCCCCCACCCCACGCCACAGCCCTGCTCGAAGCCGCCCAACACGCCTTCACAGACGGCATGCGCCTGGCGGCGGGCGCGGGCGCGGCGGTACTCCTGGCGGCGTCGATCGCGTCGTTCTTCCTGCTGCGCCAAGAGAAACTGGACGGCTGA
- a CDS encoding lysophospholipid acyltransferase family protein — protein sequence MSRFALIKAVLGPLVRLMFRTRVEGAEHIPASGPVILAGNHLTFIDSMILPLVCDRQVFFIGKDEYVTGKGLKGRLMAWFFTGVGMIPVDRDGGHGGVAALMTGRRLLDEGKIFGIYPEGTRSPDGRLYRGRTGIARLTLETGAPVVPFAMIGTDKLQPDGKGMPRSGKVTVRFGKPMEFSRYEGMDRHRYVLRAVTDSVMAEVMALSGQEYVDMYASKAKAA from the coding sequence TTGTCCCGCTTCGCGCTCATCAAGGCAGTGCTCGGCCCGCTCGTGCGCCTGATGTTCCGTACACGCGTGGAGGGCGCCGAGCACATTCCGGCGAGCGGGCCGGTGATTCTCGCGGGGAACCACCTGACGTTCATCGACTCGATGATCCTTCCGCTGGTCTGTGACCGGCAGGTGTTCTTCATCGGCAAGGACGAGTACGTCACGGGCAAGGGCCTCAAGGGCCGGCTGATGGCCTGGTTCTTCACCGGCGTCGGGATGATCCCGGTGGACCGCGACGGCGGGCACGGCGGGGTGGCGGCGCTGATGACGGGGCGCCGCCTGCTGGACGAGGGCAAGATCTTCGGCATCTACCCGGAGGGCACCCGCTCCCCCGACGGCCGCCTGTACCGGGGCCGTACGGGCATCGCGCGGCTGACCCTGGAGACGGGGGCGCCGGTGGTGCCGTTCGCGATGATCGGCACGGACAAGCTCCAGCCCGACGGCAAGGGCATGCCCCGCTCGGGCAAGGTCACGGTCCGCTTCGGCAAGCCGATGGAGTTCTCCCGCTACGAGGGCATGGACCGCCACCGGTACGTGCTGCGCGCGGTGACGGACTCGGTGATGGCCGAGGTCATGGCGCTGTCGGGCCAGGAGTACGTGGACATGTACGCGAGCAAGGCGAAGGCCGCGTAG
- a CDS encoding glycerophosphodiester phosphodiesterase, which translates to MTQGARHTPGRRTVLGAAVLGSAAALALPAAAQAAERGTGGHGSSGAELPVPTIVGHRGSSGYRPEHTLGSYQLALDLGAHVIEQDLVPTKDGHLVCRHENDITATTNVSDHPEFASRRTTKVVDGTSITGWFTEDFTLAELKTLRAKERIPGVRQRNTLYDGRWEVPTFEEVLRWADAEGRRRGRPVWLYVETKHPTYFRGIGLALEERLAKVLRRYGRDRKDSPLLLQSFEPSSMQRMAKLVGTRRVVLLDAAATRPWDFKVANDPRTVADLVTPAGLKWIASFAQGIGPTLDLIIPRDAAGKLGTPTTLVRDAHAKHLILHPYTMRNENSFLPADFRRGTDPNAYGDAFGAFQVWFEQGIDGIFTDNPDTGLLAREDFLAR; encoded by the coding sequence ATGACACAGGGTGCGCGGCACACGCCCGGACGGCGGACCGTACTGGGAGCGGCGGTGCTCGGCTCGGCGGCGGCCCTGGCGCTGCCCGCGGCGGCCCAGGCCGCGGAGCGCGGCACGGGCGGGCACGGCTCGTCCGGCGCCGAACTGCCCGTCCCGACGATCGTCGGCCACCGCGGCTCCAGCGGCTACCGTCCCGAGCACACCCTCGGGTCGTACCAGCTCGCCCTGGACCTCGGCGCGCACGTCATCGAGCAGGATCTGGTGCCCACGAAGGACGGCCACCTGGTGTGCCGCCACGAGAACGACATCACGGCCACCACGAACGTCTCCGACCACCCCGAGTTCGCGAGCCGCAGGACCACGAAGGTCGTCGACGGCACGAGCATCACCGGCTGGTTCACCGAGGACTTCACGCTCGCCGAGCTCAAGACGCTCCGCGCGAAGGAGCGCATCCCGGGCGTCCGCCAGCGCAACACCCTCTACGACGGCCGCTGGGAGGTCCCCACCTTCGAGGAGGTCCTGCGCTGGGCCGACGCCGAGGGCCGCCGCCGCGGCCGTCCCGTCTGGCTGTACGTCGAGACCAAGCACCCCACGTACTTCCGCGGCATCGGCCTCGCCCTGGAGGAGCGCCTCGCGAAGGTCCTGCGCCGGTACGGCCGCGACCGCAAGGACTCCCCGCTGCTCCTCCAGTCCTTCGAGCCCAGCAGCATGCAGCGGATGGCGAAGCTGGTCGGCACGCGCCGCGTGGTCCTGCTCGACGCGGCCGCGACCCGCCCCTGGGACTTCAAGGTCGCCAACGACCCGCGTACGGTCGCCGACCTGGTCACGCCCGCCGGGCTCAAGTGGATCGCGTCCTTCGCGCAGGGCATCGGCCCGACCCTGGACCTGATCATTCCCAGGGACGCCGCGGGCAAGCTCGGCACGCCCACCACGCTGGTACGGGACGCGCACGCGAAGCACCTGATCCTGCACCCGTACACGATGCGCAACGAGAACTCGTTCCTGCCCGCCGACTTCCGGCGCGGCACGGACCCGAACGCCTACGGCGACGCCTTCGGCGCCTTCCAGGTCTGGTTCGAGCAGGGCATCGACGGCATCTTCACCGACAACCCGGACACGGGCCTCCTGGCCCGCGAGGACTTCCTCGCCCGCTGA
- a CDS encoding sigma-70 family RNA polymerase sigma factor has protein sequence MKIAEAARDREVLFHALRPLVAAEARAEAPGAGVEARDLEQAVWVRLLERMAGDEGPPPDTVRWVRTAVRAEARHGRRTAAHELPYTRARPAAPTPADPRSDPERAALRADRRRALRTAVGRTPGRCPRLLTAMLSPDDLTYREIAGELGISQGSLGPMRSRCLGCLRRMLTPEIGTAELGGKRR, from the coding sequence ATGAAGATCGCCGAAGCGGCCCGAGACCGCGAAGTCCTCTTCCACGCCCTGCGCCCGCTCGTCGCCGCCGAGGCCAGGGCCGAGGCGCCCGGTGCCGGCGTCGAGGCGCGGGATCTCGAACAGGCCGTGTGGGTAAGGCTGCTGGAGCGCATGGCGGGCGACGAGGGGCCGCCGCCCGACACCGTCCGCTGGGTCCGTACCGCCGTGCGCGCGGAGGCGCGGCACGGCCGCCGTACCGCCGCCCACGAACTCCCCTACACCCGCGCCCGACCCGCCGCCCCCACCCCGGCCGACCCCCGCTCCGACCCCGAACGCGCGGCACTGCGTGCCGACCGGAGGCGCGCCCTGCGCACCGCCGTGGGCCGGACACCCGGGCGCTGCCCCCGCCTGCTGACCGCGATGCTGTCGCCCGACGACCTCACCTACCGCGAAATCGCAGGGGAGTTGGGTATCTCACAGGGGAGTTTAGGGCCGATGCGTTCCCGATGCCTGGGATGCCTGCGAAGAATGCTCACACCGGAGATTGGCACCGCTGAACTTGGGGGAAAGAGGCGGTAG
- a CDS encoding GNAT family N-acetyltransferase, whose product MGMSVTISAARAQDAEQILKLQYLCYQNEAELYGDYTIEPLTQTLDDLRAELDRGHGLVARLGDEVVASVRGTVDESGTARIAKLIVHPRLQRHGLGGRLLDAIELHFAGEPAARRFQLFTGHRSEGNLRLYRSRGYAPVSAEQIGPRLRLVTLEKEAAAEVYAASA is encoded by the coding sequence ATGGGCATGAGCGTGACCATCTCTGCGGCGCGTGCGCAGGACGCGGAACAGATCCTGAAGTTGCAGTATCTCTGTTACCAGAACGAGGCCGAGCTCTACGGCGACTACACCATCGAGCCGCTCACCCAGACCCTGGACGACCTGAGGGCCGAACTCGACCGCGGGCACGGCCTGGTGGCCCGCCTCGGCGACGAGGTGGTGGCATCGGTACGGGGCACCGTGGACGAGTCGGGCACGGCCCGTATCGCGAAACTCATCGTCCACCCGCGTCTTCAGCGGCACGGCCTCGGCGGCCGGCTCCTCGACGCCATAGAACTGCACTTCGCGGGCGAACCGGCCGCGAGACGCTTCCAGCTCTTCACGGGCCACCGCAGCGAGGGCAACCTGAGGCTCTACCGGAGCCGGGGCTACGCGCCGGTCTCGGCGGAGCAGATCGGCCCGCGCCTGCGCCTCGTGACGCTGGAGAAGGAGGCCGCCGCCGAGGTGTACGCCGCGAGCGCCTGA
- a CDS encoding HAD family hydrolase: MRFDAEALLFDNDGTLVTSLESVLRCWGQWVEEYGIAADAFARYGLHGRPAAEIVADLLPAAEVAGAVARIEQLEIDDAARGVLLVPGAADLLASLPAERWAVVTSASRRLAEARLGGAGLRPKTLVTADDVTRGKPDPEPFLLAARRLGVDPARCLVFEDAPAGLTAARAAGMRTVALATTHLRAELVADAVVDDLNAVSAQVTAGGVEIRIAG; the protein is encoded by the coding sequence ATGAGGTTCGACGCCGAGGCCCTGCTGTTCGACAACGACGGGACACTCGTCACCTCCCTGGAGTCCGTCCTGCGCTGCTGGGGACAGTGGGTCGAGGAGTACGGCATCGCCGCGGACGCCTTCGCGCGGTACGGGCTCCACGGCCGCCCCGCCGCCGAGATAGTCGCCGACCTGCTCCCCGCCGCCGAGGTGGCGGGCGCGGTCGCCCGCATCGAGCAACTGGAGATCGACGACGCCGCCCGCGGGGTCCTCCTGGTGCCCGGCGCCGCCGACCTCCTCGCGTCCCTGCCCGCCGAGCGCTGGGCCGTGGTCACCTCCGCCTCCCGGCGGCTCGCGGAGGCCCGCCTCGGCGGGGCCGGGCTGCGGCCCAAGACGCTCGTCACGGCCGACGACGTCACCCGGGGCAAGCCCGACCCCGAACCGTTCCTGCTCGCCGCCCGCCGCCTCGGCGTGGACCCGGCCCGCTGCCTGGTCTTCGAGGACGCGCCCGCCGGGCTCACCGCCGCCCGCGCCGCCGGGATGCGGACCGTGGCCTTGGCCACAACACACCTCCGCGCCGAGCTGGTCGCCGACGCGGTCGTCGACGACCTCAACGCCGTATCGGCCCAGGTCACGGCCGGGGGAGTGGAGATCCGTATCGCCGGCTGA
- a CDS encoding methionine ABC transporter ATP-binding protein, giving the protein MITTTGLTKVYRSAHGRGREITALDGVDLHVREGEVFGVVGQSGAGKSSLIRCVNLLERPTSGTVTVAGQDLTALAGRGRRAGKDLRRARSSIGMVFQHFNLLSSRTVEDNVELPLEILGVPARERSRRALELLDLVGLADKAKAYPAQLSGGQKQRVGIARALAGDPKVLLSDEATSALDPETTRSILQLLRDLNRQLGLTVLLITHEMEVVKTICDSAALMRKGRIVESGTVSELLATPGSELARELFPVGGDASGPGRTVVDVTFQGEAATRPVISQLSRTYNIDISILGAAMDTVGGRQIGRMRIELPGAYEENVVPVGFLREQGLQIEIVKEGAQ; this is encoded by the coding sequence GTGATCACTACTACGGGCCTGACGAAGGTCTACCGGTCCGCCCACGGGCGAGGCAGGGAGATCACCGCGCTCGACGGTGTCGACCTGCACGTCCGCGAGGGCGAGGTCTTCGGCGTCGTCGGACAGAGCGGCGCCGGCAAGTCCTCCCTCATCCGCTGCGTCAACCTCCTCGAACGCCCCACCTCCGGCACCGTGACCGTCGCGGGCCAGGACCTCACGGCCCTCGCCGGCCGGGGCCGCCGGGCCGGCAAGGACCTGCGCCGCGCCCGCAGTTCCATCGGCATGGTCTTCCAGCACTTCAACCTGCTGTCCTCCCGCACGGTCGAGGACAACGTCGAACTGCCCCTGGAGATCCTCGGCGTCCCCGCCCGCGAACGCTCCCGCCGCGCCCTCGAACTGCTCGACCTGGTCGGCCTCGCCGACAAGGCCAAGGCCTACCCGGCCCAGCTCTCCGGCGGCCAGAAGCAGCGCGTCGGCATCGCCCGCGCCCTGGCCGGCGACCCCAAGGTGCTGCTCTCCGACGAGGCGACCAGCGCCCTCGACCCCGAGACCACCCGCTCGATCCTCCAGCTCCTGCGCGACCTCAACCGCCAACTCGGCCTCACCGTGCTCCTCATCACGCACGAGATGGAGGTCGTGAAGACGATCTGCGACTCGGCCGCGCTGATGCGCAAGGGCAGGATCGTCGAGTCGGGAACGGTGAGCGAACTGCTCGCCACCCCCGGCTCCGAGCTGGCCCGCGAACTGTTCCCGGTCGGCGGCGACGCCTCGGGCCCCGGCCGTACGGTCGTCGACGTCACCTTCCAGGGCGAGGCCGCCACCCGGCCCGTGATCTCGCAGCTCTCCCGTACGTACAACATCGACATCTCGATCCTCGGCGCCGCGATGGACACCGTCGGCGGCCGGCAGATCGGCCGGATGCGGATCGAACTGCCCGGCGCGTACGAGGAGAACGTCGTCCCCGTCGGCTTCCTGCGCGAGCAGGGACTCCAGATCGAGATCGTCAAGGAAGGTGCCCAGTGA
- a CDS encoding methionine ABC transporter permease, with product MTWSEMQPLLSQGTIDTLYMVLWSGLVTVAGGLPLGILLVLTDKGGLLQNAPVNKVVGVIVNIGRSLPFIILLIALIPFTTFVVGTFIGPTAMIVPLAIGAIPFFARLVETAIREVDHGLVEAVQAMGGSIPTIVRKVLLPQALPSIVSGTTTTVIALIGYSAMAGAVGGEGLGSKAVTYGFQRFENGFMIATVVVLVLIVTVIQLIGDLAVRLLARRVRTA from the coding sequence GTGACCTGGTCCGAGATGCAGCCCCTGCTGTCCCAGGGGACCATCGACACCCTCTACATGGTGCTGTGGTCCGGGCTCGTCACCGTCGCCGGCGGACTGCCCCTCGGCATCCTGCTCGTCCTCACCGACAAGGGCGGACTCCTCCAGAACGCCCCGGTGAACAAGGTCGTCGGCGTGATCGTGAACATCGGCCGCTCGCTGCCGTTCATCATCCTGCTGATCGCCCTGATCCCCTTCACCACCTTCGTCGTCGGCACCTTCATCGGCCCGACCGCCATGATCGTGCCGCTCGCGATCGGCGCCATCCCGTTCTTCGCCCGCCTGGTCGAGACCGCGATCCGCGAGGTCGACCACGGGCTGGTCGAAGCCGTCCAGGCCATGGGCGGATCCATCCCCACCATCGTCCGCAAGGTCCTGCTGCCGCAGGCCCTGCCGTCGATCGTCTCCGGGACCACCACCACCGTCATCGCGCTCATCGGCTACTCGGCGATGGCCGGGGCGGTGGGCGGCGAAGGCCTCGGTTCCAAGGCCGTCACGTACGGATTCCAGCGCTTCGAGAACGGTTTCATGATCGCCACCGTCGTGGTGCTGGTCCTGATCGTCACCGTGATCCAGCTGATCGGCGACCTGGCCGTACGGCTGCTGGCCCGCCGCGTCCGTACCGCCTGA
- a CDS encoding MetQ/NlpA family ABC transporter substrate-binding protein: MRTTVKLTAAAATAALALTLSACGTSSDPAPKAAEGAKADTSKPLLVAASPTPHADILNFIKKNLAAKAGLKLDVKEFTDYVLPNTATESGEVDANYFQNKPYLDDFNKKNGTHIVPVVNVHLEPLALYSKKVKELSGLKAGQSIAIPNDTVNEGRALKLLADNGVITLKDGVGGSGTLADIKDDKGLKFKELEAATLPRALNDVDAAVINGNYAIEAKLNPAQDSLALEKTENNPYANFLAVKAGNEKDPRVLKLAKLLNSPEVKRYIEDTYKNGAVLPAFGPAA; the protein is encoded by the coding sequence GTGCGCACCACCGTCAAGCTCACCGCCGCAGCCGCCACCGCCGCCCTCGCGCTCACCCTGAGCGCCTGCGGCACGTCGTCCGACCCGGCCCCCAAGGCCGCGGAAGGCGCCAAGGCCGACACGTCCAAGCCCCTGCTCGTCGCCGCGTCCCCGACCCCGCACGCCGACATCCTGAACTTCATCAAGAAGAACCTGGCGGCCAAGGCCGGACTCAAGCTCGACGTCAAGGAGTTCACGGACTACGTCCTGCCGAACACCGCCACCGAGAGCGGCGAGGTCGACGCCAACTACTTCCAGAACAAGCCCTACCTGGACGACTTCAACAAGAAGAACGGCACCCACATCGTGCCCGTCGTCAACGTCCACCTGGAGCCCCTCGCCCTCTACTCCAAGAAGGTCAAGGAACTCAGCGGCCTCAAGGCCGGCCAGAGCATCGCGATCCCCAACGACACCGTCAACGAGGGCCGCGCGCTCAAGCTCCTCGCCGACAACGGCGTGATCACGCTCAAGGACGGCGTCGGCGGCAGCGGCACCCTGGCCGACATCAAGGACGACAAGGGCCTCAAGTTCAAGGAGCTGGAGGCCGCCACTCTGCCCCGCGCCCTCAACGACGTCGACGCCGCTGTCATCAACGGCAACTACGCCATCGAGGCCAAGCTCAACCCCGCCCAGGACTCCCTGGCCCTGGAGAAGACCGAGAACAACCCGTACGCCAACTTCCTCGCGGTGAAGGCCGGCAACGAGAAGGACCCGCGCGTGCTCAAGCTCGCGAAGCTCCTCAACTCGCCCGAGGTGAAGCGGTACATCGAGGACACCTACAAGAACGGCGCGGTCCTGCCCGCCTTCGGCCCCGCCGCGTAA
- a CDS encoding GNAT family N-acetyltransferase yields MELRMTTFPDVSISTERLVLRPFEPSDIPAHIEMMNDEMVTAWTSVPQPYTQDDAERWVHTIAPAERTGGRGIVFAVTEFLTQRLVGIVRLHHTNWRALATEAQYVTAPWARGEGYATESVLAVAQWLFRDQKFERIEVRTAADNTASQQVAQKIGCISEGVLRSAWIARTQTEDGGWTDFRTDLLVWSLLPEDLEGVAEQMADSGYASFTDWN; encoded by the coding sequence ATGGAGCTGCGCATGACTACCTTTCCGGACGTCTCCATCAGCACGGAGCGGTTGGTGCTGCGCCCCTTCGAACCGTCGGACATCCCCGCGCACATCGAGATGATGAACGACGAGATGGTCACGGCCTGGACGTCCGTCCCCCAGCCCTACACCCAGGACGACGCCGAGCGCTGGGTCCACACCATCGCCCCCGCCGAGCGCACCGGCGGCCGCGGCATCGTCTTCGCCGTCACCGAGTTCCTCACCCAGCGGCTCGTCGGCATCGTGCGGCTCCACCACACCAACTGGCGTGCCCTCGCCACCGAGGCGCAGTACGTCACCGCGCCCTGGGCCCGCGGCGAGGGGTACGCCACCGAATCGGTGCTCGCCGTCGCCCAATGGCTGTTCCGCGACCAGAAGTTCGAGCGCATCGAGGTCCGCACGGCCGCCGACAACACGGCCTCCCAGCAGGTCGCCCAGAAGATCGGCTGCATCAGCGAGGGCGTGCTGCGCAGCGCGTGGATAGCGCGTACGCAGACGGAGGACGGCGGCTGGACGGACTTCCGTACCGACCTCCTCGTCTGGAGCCTGCTGCCCGAGGACCTGGAAGGCGTGGCGGAGCAGATGGCGGACAGCGGATACGCGTCCTTCACCGACTGGAACTGA
- the cbiE gene encoding precorrin-6y C5,15-methyltransferase (decarboxylating) subunit CbiE, which produces MADRVTVIGWDGSPLTAAGSSALSAATLVAGAAHHLALPEIPPGAERVQLGSIDLAARRIAGHRGSAVVLADGDPGFFGVVRALRDPEHGLEVEVVPAVSAVAAAFARAGMPWEDAQIVVAHSRTLRRAVNVCRAHTKVAVLTSPGAGPAELALLLEGVHRTFVICEELGTDREKVSVLASDNAADHEWRDPNVVIVIGGIGTAVAPVSGWIAGRDPAYPPAERGWALPTAEYGIDLDEGESTWLRAAQLARIGARTGDLVWDIGSGSGALAAEAARFGAAVIAVDDEPGACASTAAAARRAGVQLQVVQGRAPHVLERLPEPDVVRIGGGGIDVVVAVADRRPERIVTHAANRDEAEAVGTALRDGGYAVECVLLQSVDLDTADWSERERSVVFLVSGQRPDTTA; this is translated from the coding sequence ATGGCCGACCGCGTCACGGTGATCGGCTGGGACGGCTCACCCCTTACCGCTGCCGGCAGCTCCGCCCTGTCCGCCGCGACCCTCGTCGCCGGAGCCGCCCACCACCTGGCCCTCCCCGAGATTCCCCCCGGCGCCGAGCGCGTCCAGCTCGGCAGCATCGACCTGGCGGCACGCCGGATCGCCGGACACCGCGGCAGCGCGGTGGTCCTCGCCGACGGCGACCCCGGCTTCTTCGGCGTCGTACGGGCCCTCCGCGACCCCGAACACGGCCTGGAGGTCGAGGTCGTCCCCGCGGTCTCCGCCGTGGCGGCCGCCTTCGCCCGCGCCGGCATGCCCTGGGAGGACGCCCAGATCGTCGTCGCCCACTCCCGTACGCTGCGCCGCGCCGTCAACGTGTGCCGGGCGCACACCAAGGTCGCCGTCCTCACCTCCCCGGGCGCCGGCCCCGCCGAACTCGCCCTGCTCCTCGAAGGCGTCCACCGCACCTTCGTCATCTGCGAGGAACTGGGCACCGACCGCGAGAAGGTCAGCGTCCTCGCCTCGGACAACGCGGCCGACCACGAGTGGCGCGACCCCAACGTCGTGATCGTCATCGGCGGCATCGGGACGGCCGTCGCCCCCGTCAGCGGCTGGATCGCGGGCCGCGACCCCGCGTACCCGCCCGCCGAGCGGGGCTGGGCGCTGCCCACGGCGGAGTACGGCATAGACCTCGACGAGGGCGAGTCGACCTGGCTGCGCGCCGCCCAGCTCGCCCGCATCGGCGCCCGTACCGGCGACCTCGTCTGGGACATCGGCTCCGGCAGCGGCGCACTCGCCGCCGAGGCCGCCCGCTTCGGCGCCGCCGTGATCGCCGTGGACGACGAACCGGGGGCGTGCGCCAGCACAGCGGCCGCCGCCCGGCGCGCCGGTGTCCAGCTCCAAGTCGTCCAGGGACGCGCCCCCCACGTCCTGGAGCGCCTCCCCGAGCCGGACGTCGTACGGATCGGGGGCGGCGGGATCGACGTCGTCGTCGCCGTCGCCGACCGCAGGCCCGAGCGCATCGTGACCCACGCGGCCAACCGCGACGAGGCGGAAGCCGTCGGAACCGCCTTGCGCGACGGGGGATACGCGGTGGAATGTGTCCTGCTCCAGTCCGTCGACCTCGACACCGCCGACTGGTCGGAACGCGAGCGCTCCGTGGTCTTCCTCGTCTCCGGGCAACGCCCCGACACGACCGCCTGA